A region from the Triticum aestivum cultivar Chinese Spring chromosome 3D, IWGSC CS RefSeq v2.1, whole genome shotgun sequence genome encodes:
- the LOC123078338 gene encoding resuscitation-promoting factor RpfA isoform X1 has product MAIMHGGDGAVRRGRRASRRRCWWAASDTRSPSCQTVRSRSRAWSCLRASIIRLTQLAISPSTSAKSHLEGRERGREKRTGASSSAGLQHKIRELCARLQPVASARAGALDPLRLSRLPRFSFLLRARKSARAVAPNSFLAPNQAFQISPNRHLSRTLELSPAHIKEMGQQSKRTRAPAPREAPPPAPLLTPPPAHLLVPPPAHLLVPPPAHLLVSPAPKSTPPPGIPPAFPSKQRTSTWIPTRPQESLAASLQQPSESGPTAQGPCWAPPACIGDSTSPWYMAGNMDYSDPQVWGVDSHPPGGYLSYFQNTALIARKY; this is encoded by the exons ATGGCGATCATGCACGGAGGCGACGGAGCGGTGCGGCGAGGTCGCCGTGCAAGCAGGAGACGCTGTTGGTGGGCGGCGTCTGACACCAGGTCGCCATCGTGCCAGACGGTGAGATCGAGGTCAAGGGCGTGGAGTTgccttagagcaagtataataaggctGACTCAGCTGGCTATAAGCCCTTCCACGTCAGCCAAATCACATCTGGAGGGgagagaaagagggagagagaagcgAACGGGCGCTTCGTCAAGCGCCGGGCTGCAGCACAAGATACGAGAGCTTTGCGCCCGCTTGCAGCCCGTGGCGAGCGCTAGAGCCGGCGCTCTCGATCCCCTGCGCCTCTCCCGCCTCCCGCGCTTCTCCTTCCTCCTTCGCGCGCGAAAATCAGCCCGTGCCGTCGCCCCAAATAGCTTCCTCGCGCCAAATCAAGCCTTCCAAATTTCCCCAAATCGGCACCTCTCCCGAACCCTAGAACTGTCGCCGGCGCACATCAAGGAGATGGGTCAGCAGTCCAAACGGACGCGCGCGCCGGCACCTCGTGAAGCCCCTCCACCAGCGCCTCTGCTCACCCCGCCGCCAGCGCATCTCCTGGTCCCGCCGCCGGCGCATCTGCTGGTCCCGCCACCGGCGCATCTGCTGGTCTCGCCGGCGCCTAAGTCCACCCCGCCGCCGGGGATCCCGCCGGCCTTCCCTTCAAAGCAGAGAACAAGCACTTGGATCCCCACAAGACCACAAGAGTCTCTGGCGGCTAGTCTGCAGCAACCAAGTGAATCGGGTCCTACGGCTCAAG GTCCTTGCTGGGCACCGCCTGCTTGCATCGGTGACTCTACATCACCTTGGTACATGGCTGGCAATATGGACTACTCTGATCCACAAGTATG GGGAGTGGATTCTCACCCACCTGGTGGTTACCTTAGTTACTTTCAGAACACGGCATTGATTGCTAGGaagtattga
- the LOC123078338 gene encoding pistil-specific extensin-like protein isoform X2, giving the protein MAIMHGGDGAVRRGRRASRRRCWWAASDTRSPSCQTVRSRSRAWSCLRASIIRLTQLAISPSTSAKSHLEGRERGREKRTGASSSAGLQHKIRELCARLQPVASARAGALDPLRLSRLPRFSFLLRARKSARAVAPNSFLAPNQAFQISPNRHLSRTLELSPAHIKEMGQQSKRTRAPAPREAPPPAPLLTPPPAHLLVPPPAHLLVPPPAHLLVSPAPKSTPPPGIPPAFPSKQRTSTWIPTRPQESLAASLQQPSESGPTAQGPCWAPPACIGDSTSPWYMAGNMDYSDPQVGSRSLLGTACLHR; this is encoded by the coding sequence ATGGCGATCATGCACGGAGGCGACGGAGCGGTGCGGCGAGGTCGCCGTGCAAGCAGGAGACGCTGTTGGTGGGCGGCGTCTGACACCAGGTCGCCATCGTGCCAGACGGTGAGATCGAGGTCAAGGGCGTGGAGTTgccttagagcaagtataataaggctGACTCAGCTGGCTATAAGCCCTTCCACGTCAGCCAAATCACATCTGGAGGGgagagaaagagggagagagaagcgAACGGGCGCTTCGTCAAGCGCCGGGCTGCAGCACAAGATACGAGAGCTTTGCGCCCGCTTGCAGCCCGTGGCGAGCGCTAGAGCCGGCGCTCTCGATCCCCTGCGCCTCTCCCGCCTCCCGCGCTTCTCCTTCCTCCTTCGCGCGCGAAAATCAGCCCGTGCCGTCGCCCCAAATAGCTTCCTCGCGCCAAATCAAGCCTTCCAAATTTCCCCAAATCGGCACCTCTCCCGAACCCTAGAACTGTCGCCGGCGCACATCAAGGAGATGGGTCAGCAGTCCAAACGGACGCGCGCGCCGGCACCTCGTGAAGCCCCTCCACCAGCGCCTCTGCTCACCCCGCCGCCAGCGCATCTCCTGGTCCCGCCGCCGGCGCATCTGCTGGTCCCGCCACCGGCGCATCTGCTGGTCTCGCCGGCGCCTAAGTCCACCCCGCCGCCGGGGATCCCGCCGGCCTTCCCTTCAAAGCAGAGAACAAGCACTTGGATCCCCACAAGACCACAAGAGTCTCTGGCGGCTAGTCTGCAGCAACCAAGTGAATCGGGTCCTACGGCTCAAGGTCCTTGCTGGGCACCGCCTGCTTGCATCGGTGACTCTACATCACCTTGGTACATGGCTGGCAATATGGACTACTCTGATCCACAAGTCGGCTCAAGGTCCTTGCTGGGCACCGCCTGCTTGCATCGGTGA